From the genome of Hymenobacter gelipurpurascens:
GGCCGCTCACATCGGGGTGGCTATGGGGCAGCGCGGCACGGAGCTGGCCCGGCAGGCGGCGGCCCTTATTCTTCTGGATGATGAGCTGAGTGGCATGGTAACGGCCGTCGGCTTTGGCCGCAAAATCTATGACAACCTAAAAAAGGCTGTTCAATACATCATTGCCATTCACATCCCCCTGATTCTGACCGTACTGGTGCCTTCCCTGCTGGCCTGGCAATATCCGGTGCTGCTGGGTCCGGTGCATGTTATTTTGCTGGAGCTCCTGATGGGCCCAACTTGTTCTATAGTATTCGAGAATGAGCCCATGGAAGCGGATACTCTGCAACGCCCGCCGCGGGTGGCGGCCTCGTCGTTTCTGCAGCTGCGGGAGCTGGGCAGCAGCCTGGTCCAAGGCTTGGTAATTGCGGCGGGCGTGCTGGGAGTAGCCGCCTACGCCCAATCTGCGGGCTACTCTGAGACGCTGACGCGCACCCTCACATTTACTACGTTGCTACTGGCCAACGTGCTACTTACCCTCGTCAGCCGCTCCCGGCGGCACACACTGCTTACCACCCTGCGCTACCATAATGCGCTGTTGCCCCTCATGCTGGGCCTTACGCTGCTCCTATTGGCGCTGTGCCTCACGATTCCGGCGTTGCAGCAGCTGTTTCAGCTACAACCCCTGACGGGGAGGCAGCTGGCCTTATGCAGCGCCGTGGCCTTGGCCAGCACGGGGTGGTTTGAAGTGTATAAAGCCCTGCGCCACTCGCAAAGCCCTAACAACAAAGTGGCCTAGCAGCGCCTAAAACATCTTTTTTTTGCACAATGCCCCTAGGCCTATCTCCCGGAAGCTGGATGCTGTGCTGTAGCTGCTGCCGGCAGCTTTCACCCGATTTTCCCTGCAGGTGCCCTGGCATGGCGCTTATCATGTTCGCATCATGTTGCGGCAGTAGGTTGCGCACATCTAGGCCATTCCCTAATACTCTCGGCCCAGATGCGCATACCTATTGCAATAGAAGAGGCCCCGGGTTGTAGTCGGGGCCTTTTCGTTTTCTAGGCCTACTCCGGCTCGTCAGTGTGCTCTACGCCCTTTCTCGAATACGGAATAAGGCGGTCGGTAAACAGCAGAGTACCTCAACCGGCCTATGTAGTGGCCTAGGAAGATGCTTGGACCACATCAGTGCGTTCTGGCAGCCAGTGATGAAATGACGGCACCTGTTTTCCCGAGAAACTGTTGCTGCGCCGCGCTATTCATCTGGCAAACCGCCGTTTACTTCACCTTCACGGTGGGCACCAGCGGCACCGTCTCAACGAGCTCCAGCGACTTGACCATTTCGGTGGTGCCGTTCTTGTACTTCAGGAAGTGGGGCGTGAGCAAATGGGCCTGGTAGGCCGCTGTGCTGGCGTATATTTCCAGAATGGTAATGCGGCACGGGTTGGCCTTCTCCGACACTGCGTACAACGTTAGCACACCGGGCTCCAGTCGCAGTGAATTCTCAATTTCCTCCTTTAGAGCAGCCTTGTAGCACACTAGCTGCGCAGGATAAATTTCCAGCTTGGCCAGCCGCACAAGCTGATTGCTCGGCGGCCGCAGGGCGGCCGCAGGGCTGCTCGCTGCCAGCGCCAGCAGTCCCGCCGGAAGAAGTAGAAACAGGCAGCGGTAAAGTGCTTTCATCTTCATGACGAATGGAAATTATGTGGTACGTGTGTCAGGCGCTTTCGTCAAGATAGCCCCGGCAGTGTTATGACCGCGCAACCTGGCATTCTTCGTCGGTGACGGGCCCCAGAATGCACAGTTTCGGAATATTGCCCTGGGAGCTGTACTGCGGAAAAAGAAAAAAGCTCGATAACAGGTTGGTTAAAACCTGTTATCGAGCTTCTTGGTGGGCCCAACTGGAATCGAACCAGTGACCTGCTGATTATGAGTCAGCTGCTCTAACCGATTGAGCTATAGGCCCGGCGTGCTTCCGACCAGCTTGCTGACGGGTTCCGCTGCGCAAACTTCGAATTTTGTGAGCGGAATTGCAATTCCCGTCCCATATTTCAGCCATTACTCTGAGAAGTTGGTTTAGCTTTTCCTGACTATTGTAGTCTGACTGTTCCGTTTATCTCTGCTACTTATGCCCACACGCAAACCAAACCTGCTCTTCGATTTTGGAGGCGTACTGATTGATATTGACTACCAGCGCACGCTGGAGGCCATGCGGCGCCTGCATCGGCATGGCGGCACCATTGAGTTTACCCAAGCCGCTCAGGCCGAGCTGTTTGATGCCATGGAAACGGGCCGCCTGACGCCCGAGGAGTTCCGGGCAGGCCTACGCACCCACTACGAGCTGGAAGCCACCGATGAGGAGCTGGACGCCGCCTGGAACGCGCTGCTGCTAGAAGTACCCGCCGAGCGGCTGGCCCTCGTGGCCGAGCTGCGCGCCCAGGGCCACGAAACGGCCTTACTTTCCAACACAAACCAACTGCATATCACCGCCATCAATAAGAAGCTGCGGGAGCAATACGGCTTTGCCAACGGCATTGCCGATGCGCTGGACCGTGTGTTTTACTCGCAGGAAGTAGGTCTACGTAAGCCCGGCGAAGAAATTTTCCGGCATGCGCTACGCGAGA
Proteins encoded in this window:
- a CDS encoding putative quinol monooxygenase encodes the protein MKALYRCLFLLLPAGLLALAASSPAAALRPPSNQLVRLAKLEIYPAQLVCYKAALKEEIENSLRLEPGVLTLYAVSEKANPCRITILEIYASTAAYQAHLLTPHFLKYKNGTTEMVKSLELVETVPLVPTVKVK
- a CDS encoding HAD family hydrolase is translated as MPTRKPNLLFDFGGVLIDIDYQRTLEAMRRLHRHGGTIEFTQAAQAELFDAMETGRLTPEEFRAGLRTHYELEATDEELDAAWNALLLEVPAERLALVAELRAQGHETALLSNTNQLHITAINKKLREQYGFANGIADALDRVFYSQEVGLRKPGEEIFRHALREMNWKPEETLFIEDSPQHIETAQRLGLHTLYLAPPLTLTDALPDALRAFS